The following coding sequences lie in one Glycine max cultivar Williams 82 chromosome 19, Glycine_max_v4.0, whole genome shotgun sequence genomic window:
- the LOC100806637 gene encoding calmodulin-like protein 3: protein MDQGELARVFQMFDRNGDGRITRKELSDSLKNLGITISEQDLTQMIEKIDVNGDGFVDINEFGELYQTIMDEKDEEEDMKEAFNVFDQNGDGFITGEELSAVLCSLGLKHGKTIEDCESMIKKVDVDGDGMVDYKEFKQMMKAGGFAAASLS, encoded by the coding sequence ATGGATCAAGGAGAGCTTGCACGAGTTTTTCAAATGTTTGATCGAAATGGGGATGGCCGCATCACGCGAAAAGAGCTTAGTGACTCCTTAAAAAACCTTGGAATCACCATCTCGGAGCAAGATTTGACCCAAATGATCGAGAAGATCGACGTAAATGGAGATGGGTTCGTGGACATCAACGAGTTTGGCGAGTTGTACCAAACAATAATGGACGAGAAAGACGAGGAGGAGGATATGAAGGAGGCATTCAATGTGTTTGATCAAAATGGAGATGGGTTCATCACAGGAGAGGAATTGAGTGCGGTGTTGTGTTCTTTAGGCCTAAAGCATGGCAAAACCATAGAGGATTGCGAAAGCATGATCAAGAAAGTGGACGTGGATGGTGATGGAATGGTTGACTACAAAGAGTTTAAGCAAATGATGAAGGCTGGGGGATTTGCCGCGGCTTCGTTAAGTTGA